A DNA window from Arachis duranensis cultivar V14167 chromosome 3, aradu.V14167.gnm2.J7QH, whole genome shotgun sequence contains the following coding sequences:
- the LOC110278734 gene encoding uncharacterized protein LOC110278734, protein MASEEESFLALVHCSGKIKKSKSHGVKFTDREPLSMFISSSMSLSDLKNSILEKLGVLGSKWVKKLFYKIPMAVVSTGVQYETFAVKSDEDIRVLFYCVRSFPEIRIHELFAKLEVGVDSSGASAPVPCVASAGGASSSMPPVRPHLSPVQSPSFAADLQQTEVVGSVPLEHAAVIEPPNVVGTGGGGLVPYLEDFGGPDHIENAMRDDESEEEPVDIDGDSDENTGGDPDAQHRPSSSASHQYPPHFSTLNLEALGQQEDSGNRVGRSSTEFEIGQSFQSKDEAVLSVKDYSIRRGVEYRVIESDHLKYHGKCKEFGKGCTWLIRVALRA, encoded by the coding sequence ATGGCTAGTGAGGAAGAGAGCTTTCTTGCTCTGGTGCATTGCTctggaaaaattaaaaaaagcaaaagccaTGGTGTGAAGTTCACCGACAGAGAACCACTAAGTATGTTTATCAGTTCGTCTATGAGTTTGTCGGACTTGAAGAACAGCATCTTGGAGAAGCTTGGCGTGTTGGGTTCCAAGTGGGTGAAGAAActattctacaagattccaaTGGCGGTTGTCTCGACCGGTGTTCAGTACGAAACCTTTGCGGTTAAGTCTGATGAAGATATTAGGGTTCTCTTCTACTGTGTAAGGAGTTTTCCGGAGATCAGAATCCATGAGTTGTTTGCGAAGTTGGAGGTTGGTGTCGATAGTTCTGGGGCATCCGCTCCAGTTCCTTGCGTAGCTTCCGCTGGTGGTGCATCTAGTTCGATGCCTCCGGTCAGACCGCATCTTTCGCCGGTTCAATCACCTTCTTTTGCGGCTGACTTACAACAAACGGAGGTTGTTGGTTCTGTCCCTTTGGAGCATGCAGCAGTCATTGAGCCTCCCAACGTCGTGGGCACCGGTGGTGGTGGCCTCGTGCCTTATCTCGAAGACTTTGGTGGACCTGATCATATAGAGAATGCAATGCGTGACGATGAATCTGAAGAGGAGCCTGTTGATATCGATGGTGACAGCGACGAAAACACAGGCGGCGATCCAGATGCGCAACATCGGCCTTCGAGTTCTGCTTCTCATCAATACCCTCCACACTTCTCGACACTAAACTTGGAAGCTCTTGGTCAACAGGAAGACAGTGGTAACAGAGTGGGTAGATCTTCTACAGAATTTGAGATTGGGCAATCTTTCCAGAGTAAAGATGAAGCTGTGCTCAGTGTGAAGGACTATAGCATCCGGCGAGGTGTTGAGTACAGAGTCATCGAATCGGATCATTTGAAGTATCATGGAAAATGCAAGGAATTCGGCAAGGGTTGTACTTGGTTGATTCGTGTAGCGCTTCGTGCATGA
- the LOC107480362 gene encoding RNA cytidine acetyltransferase 1: MRKKVDERIRNLIENGVKTRHRSMFVIIGDKSRDQIVNLHYMLSKAQIKSRPTVLWCYKDKLELSSHRKKRAKQVKKLMHKGLLDPEKVDPFSLFLESTGLTYCLYKDSERILGNTFGMCILQDFEALTPNLLARTIETVEGGGLIVLLLRSLSSLTSLYTMVMDVHDRFRTESHSEATGRFNERFLLSFASCKACVVMDDELNVLPISSHIRSISPVTVKEDSEGLSEAEQDLKNLKEQLNEDFPVGPLIKKCCTLDQGKAVITFLDAVLDKTLRSTVALLAARGRGKSAALGLSIAGAVAVGYSNIFVTAPSPENLKTLFEFICKGFEALEYKEHIDFDVVQSANPEFKKATTVRINIYKHHRQTIQYILPHEHQKLSQVELLVIDEAAAIPLPLVKSLLGPYLVFLSSTVNGYEGTGRSLSLKLLHQLEEQSHVSSKSTEGSGSGSLFKKIELNESIRYASGDPIENWLNTLLCLDVSSAIPNLSRLPPPSECDLYYVNRDTLFSYHKDSELFLQRMMALYVASHYKNSPNDLQLMADAPAHHLFVLLGPVDESKNQLPDILCVIQVCLEGQISRHSAIKSLSDGHQPFGDQIPWKFCEQFRDTVFPSLSGARIVRIATHPSAMRLGYGSQAVDLLIRYYEGQLTPISEIDVEDEVQAPQVRVTEAAEKVSLLEENIKPRTNLPHLLVHLRERRPEKLHYIGVSFGLTLDLFRFWRKHAFAPFYIGQIPNAVTGEHTCMILKPLNNDEIEVDGSNQWGFFGPFYEDFKQRFTRLLASTFRGMEYKLALSVIDPKINFMDQEPWKTNSDKYLGSVREYLSPHDMKRLEAYVENLADFHLILDIVPTITHLFFQEKIPVTLSYAQASVLLCIGLQNQNISYIEEQMKLERQQILSLFIKVMKKFYKYLYGLASKEIESTLPRLKEIVMEPHSVSVDEDLNNAAKQVEDDMKSKTEALFAPEMIQQYAIQDGESGLENLLQNNGGKIPTGGLVSVKSSKSVVKPEKEKRSHKTDKKREKDKHSNKSSKRKRT, translated from the exons ATGAGGAAGAAAGTGGACGAACGAATCAGAAATCTCATAGAGAATGGCGTCAAAACAAGGCACAGGTCCATGTTCGTCATCATCGGCGACAAGTCACGTGACCAG ATTGTGAATCTTCACTACATGCTTAGTAAGGCCCAAATCAAATCCAGGCCAACTGTTTTATGGTGTTACAAGGACAAACTTGAACTCAGCAG TCATAGGAAGAAACGTGCTAAGCAGGTTAAGAAATTGATGCATAAGGGGCTTTTGGATCCTGAGAAAGTTGATCCTTTTTCGTTGTTTTTAGAGAGTACGGGTTTAACTTATTGTTTATACAAGGATTCCGAAAGAATTCTCGGGAATACTTTCGGAATGTGTATACTCCAG GATTTTGAGGCATTGACACCTAATCTCCTAGCAAGAACAATAGAAACAGTTGAGGGAGGAGGGTTAATTGTTCTGCTGCTTCGTTCATTATCGTCACTTACCAGTCTCTACACCATGGTGATG GATGTCCATGATAGATTCCGGACTGAATCTCACTCTGAAGCTACTGGGCGCTTTAATGAGcgttttttattatcatttgctTCTTGCAAGGCTTGTGTGGTCATGGACGATGAGTTGAATGTACTACCAATTTCATCTCATATTAGGTCTATTAGCCCAGTTACTGTTAAGGAG GACTCCGAGGGACTCTCAGAAGCAGAGCAGGACCTGAAAAACCTTAAAGAACAACTCAATGAAGATTTTCCGGTTGGACCGTTGATTAAGAAGTGTTGCACATTGGACCAG GGAAAAGCTGTCATCACATTTCTGGACGCAGTTCTGGACAAGACACTTCGTAGCACTGTTGCATTGTTGGCTGCTCGTGGTCGTGGGAAATCAGCTGCTCTTGGTTTATCAATTGCTGGAGCTGTTGCTGTGGG GTATTCAAATATCTTTGTAACTGCACCAAGCCCAGAGAACTTGAAAACCTTGTTTGAATTTATATGCAAAGGTTTTGAGGCACTCGAGTACAAG GAACACATTGATTTTGATGTGGTGCAAAGCGCAAATCCTGAATTCAAGAAAGCTACCACTGTAAGGATTAACATTTACAAGCATCATAGACAAACAATTcag TATATACTCCCACACGAGCATCAAAAGCTTTCTCAAGTTGAATTATTGGTTATTGATGAAGCAGCTGCCATTCCACTGCCGCTTGTGAAGTCTTTGCTCGGGCCATACCTTGTCTTCCTGTCATCGACAGTTAATGG TTATGAAGGCACTGGGCGTTCATTATCGCTAAAACTTCTGCACCAACTAGAAGAGCAAAGCCATGTATCTTCCAAGAGCACGGAGGGATCTGGTTCTG GTTCTCTATTTAAGAAAATAGAACTGAATGAGTCCATCAGATATGCTTCTGGGGATCCCATAGAGAACTGGCTTAACACTCTACTATGCTTAGATGTTTCAAGTGCCATCCCTAATCTTAGCAG GTTACCTCCACCCAGTGAGTGTGATCTATACTATGTTAATCGGGACACCCTCTTTTCCTACCATAAAGATAGTGAATTGTTTTTGCAG CGAATGATGGCCTTGTATGTTGCTTCACATTACAAAAATTCTCCAAATGATTTGCAGCTGATGGCAGATGCTCCAGCACACCACTTATTTGTATTACTTG GACCTGTTGACGAATCAAAGAATCAACTTCCTGATATCTTGTGTGTCATCCAG GTCTGTCTTGAGGGGCAAATATCTCGCCATTCAGCAATCAAAAGCTTGAGTGATGGTCATCAGCCTTTTGGGGATCAAATTCCATGGAAATTCTGTGAGCAATTTCGTGATACAGTTTTCCCCTCACTTTCTGGTGCTCGTATTGTACGAATTGCTACACACCCAAGTGCCATGAGG CTTGGATATGGTTCACAAGCAGTTGACCTTTTAATACG TTACTATGAAGGACAACTTACTCCTATCTCTGAGATCGATGTTGAAGATGAAGTGCAAGCTCCACAAGTTAGAGTTACAGAAGCTGCAGAGAAG GTTTCGTTACTCgaagaaaatataaaacctAGAACAAATCTTCCTCATTTGCTGGTACATCTGCGTGAAAGACGCCCAGAGAAGCTCCATTACATTGGCGTCTCATTTGGGTTAACCTTGGACCTTTTTCGCTTTTGGAGAAAGCATGCATTTGCTCCGTTCTACATTGGCCAGATTCCA AATGCGGTGACTGGTGAGCATACGTGCATGATCCTGAAACCTTTGAACAATGATGAAATTGAAGTTGATGGATCAAATCAATGGGGTTTTTTTGGTCCATTTTATGAAG ATTTTAAGCAAAGATTTACAAGACTTCTGGCTTCCACTTTTCGTGGTATGGAATACAAGCTTGCTCTGAG CGTCATAGATCCAAAAATCAATTTCATGGACCAAGAACCTTGGAAGACCAATTCTGATAAATATTTGGGATCTGTTAGAGAATATCTATCACCACATGATATGAAGCGACTGGAGGCTTATGTTGAAAATCTAGCTGACTTCCATCTG ATTTTAGATATTGTTCCCACCATTACACATCTGTTCTTCCAAGAAAAGATTCCAGTTACATTGTCATATGCCCAGGCTTCTGTGTTACTGTGCATTGGACTGCAGAACCAGAACATTTCATACATTGAG GAACAAATGAAGTTGGAAAGGCAACAAATATTGTCTTTATTTATAAAGGTTATGAAGAAgttttacaaatatttatatGGTCTTGCATCCAAGGAGATCGAATCAACCTTGCCCCGACTGAAAGAG ATTGTTATGGAACCTCATAGTGTCTCTGTGGATGAAGATCTAAATAATGCAGCTAAACAAGTTGAG GATGACATGAAGTCAAAAACAGAAGCACTTTTTGCTCCTGAAATGATCCAACAGTATGCCATTCAAGATGGAGAATCCGGCCTTGagaatttgttacaaaataatggTGGAAAGATACCCACTGGCGGACTTGTTAGCGTGAAATCCAGTAAGAGTGTTGTCAAACccgaaaaagagaagagaagccaTAAGACTGACAAAAAGCGGGAAAAAGACAAACACAGCAATAAATCAAGCAAAAGGAAAAGGACTTGA
- the LOC107480363 gene encoding F-box protein At5g62510-like, producing MGENGEIFPDDVMIDILKRLPVKSLMRFKCVSKNWENLFRTPHFTAQHLRHSIQNRFLLLQRIQRSPTSPVCSTPTSFCLIGPDLSVHELEFLNFASNGAKIVGSRNGLLCLRHTDHALSICNPATRQVTQVPRTLTDVRTLYYFGFGYSPLVNDYKIVRICVCESYESDDDDDNEGNDGIVVLDDIHVNRVEVYSLASGSWRQVDASNLQNLCLVSNAIAAGGGMFWKATTSSDLESSQDPDECLVSFDVGHDVFRLLRGPESHPLPTTYSSTSVLAEYNDKLVMFHQFMMGNFHNFMMVNGEISLIDLWVLDNTHTYAAEGERWIKRYRVGPFSRIIYPISIWRDQIVCHQLLEHVDESESLACSQHSA from the exons ATGGGTGAGAACGGTGAGATTTTTCCTGATGATGTGATGATAGATATTCTGAAAAGGCTTCCAGTAAAATCTTTGATGCGATTCAAGTGTGTCTCCAAGAATTGGGAGAATCTCTTCAGAACCCCTCATTTCACGGCACAGCACCTTCGCCACTCAATTCAGaatcgttttcttcttcttcagagaaTTCAACGTTCTCCTACTTCCCCAGTGTGCTCCACTCCAACATCCTTCTGCTTAATTGGACCTGACCTCAGTGTTCACGAGCTTGAATTTCTCAATTTCGCCTCAAATGGTGCCAAGATTGTGGGTTCCCGCAATGGCTTGCTGTGCTTACGTCACACCGATCACGCTCTTTCCATTTGTAATCCAGCAACTAGACAAGTCACACAGGTACCTCGAACCCTAACTGATGTCAGGACTCTTTACTATTTTGGATTTGGCTATAGTCCACTTGTCAATGATTACAAGATAGTGAGAATTTGTGTATGTGAGTCTTATgagtctgatgatgatgatgataatgagggtaatgATGGAATTGTGGTTCTTGATGACATTCATGTTAACCGAGTGGAAGTGTATTCCTTAGCTAGTGGGTCATGGAGACAAGTTGATGCTAGCAATTTGCAAAATTTATGCTTGGTATCGAATGCTATTGCCGCCGGTGGAGGCATGTTTTGGAAGGCCACCACGAGCTCCGATCTCGAGTCCAGTCAAGATCCTGATGAATGCTTGGTTTCATTCGACGTTGGACATGATGTTTTTAGGTTGTTAAGAGGTCCTGAATCACACCCTTTGCCCACTACTTACTCCTCTACCTCTGTGCTAGCAGAATACAATGACAAACTTGTTATGTTTCATCAGTTTATGATGGGAAACTTCCATAATTTTATGATGGTAAATGGTGAAATTTCTCTGATTGACTTGTGGGTATTGGATAACACTCATACATATGCAGCTGAAGGGGAGAGATGGATTAAACGATACAGGGTAGGGCCCTTTTCAAGGATAATATATCCAATAAGTATTTGGAGAGATCAAATTGTTTGCCACCAATTGCTCGAACATGTTGATGAATCTG AAAGTCTTGCATGTAGCCAACATTCAGCTTGA
- the LOC110278735 gene encoding uncharacterized protein LOC110278735: MVRADAAVTVKVLQEATEADYGFRPSYRKVWLAKQKAVAEIYGDWEESYAELPRWMLGIQATMPGTITVLKTSPVQVGGAVDESRVYFHRLFWTFPPCIEAFRHCKPLVSIDGTHLYGKYGGTLLLAIAQDGNSNILPIAFALEGILVISDRHNGIKAALEAPENGWLPPRAFRAYCIRHVAANFALTFKGKDSRRLLVNAAYAKTEGEFYYWFDIMRTENPAMCDWANRMEYDKWTQHEDAGRRFGHMTTNISECVNSVLKGTRNLPVTSLVKSTYGRLAQLFVVRGQTAEAQLGAGHEFCQALVKAIDRNLRDSRCFTVTLYDRHQLEYTVAETTPTGTFSLGSYRVSLKDHRCDCGHFQALHYPCCHAIACCAYSRLNWASYVHEVYRMTEVFNVYNHGFLPPIPEGLWPPYGGPTIIPDPNLRRAKEGRPKSTRIRGSMDQSQQNQPKRCGLCRQPGHTRRNCQQRSQTGGGDA, encoded by the exons ATGGTTAGGGCGGATGCTGCGGTTACGGTAAAGGTACTTCAAGAAGCGACAGAAGCTGATTACGGTTTCAGGCCTAGTTACAGGAAGGTCTGGTTGGCTAAGCAGAAGGCTGTGGCAGAGATATATGGAGATTGGGAAGAGTCTTACGCGGAACTGCCCCGTTGGATGCTAGGGATCCAGGCAACAATGCCGGGAACAATCACGGTGCTGAAGACGTCTCCGGTTCAGGTTGGTGGTGCTGTTGATGAGTCGAGGGTGTACTTTCACCGACTTTTCTGGACATTTCCACCCTGTATCGAGGCTTTCCGGCATTGCAAGCCACTCGTCAGTATTGATGGTACCCACTTGTATGGGAAGTATGGAGGGACGCTCCTGTTGGCTATAGCTCAGGACGGAAACTCGAACATCCTCCCGATAGCATTCGCCCTT GAGGGTATCCTAGTTATCTCAGACAGGCATAATGGGATCAAGGCGGCCCTTGAGGCACCTGAGAATGGATGGCTGCCTCCTCGTGCATTCCGGGCCTACTGTATAAGGCATGTGGCCGCCAATTTCGCCCTAACGTTCAAAGGTAAGGACTCAAGGAGGTTACTGGTCAATGCTGCCTATGCCAAGACTGAGGGTGAGTTTTACTACTGGTTCGACATCATGCGGACTGAGAATCCAGCAATGTGTGACTGGGCCAACCGTATGGAGTATGACAAATGGACCCAACATGAGGATGCTGGTCGACGGTTCGGGCACATGACCACAAACATCAGTGAATGTGTGAACTCCGTGCTAAAGGGAACTCGCAACCTCCCTGTCACATCATTGGTTAAGTCAACCTACGGGAGGCTTGCTCAGCTATTTGTAGTCCGGGGACAGACAGCAGAGGCACAACTCGGAGCCGGCCATGAATTCTGTCAGGCATTGGTCAAGGCTATTGATCGGAACCTTAGAGACTCCAGGTGCTTTACTGTGACATTATACGACAGGCATCAACTAGAGTACACCGTGGCTGAGACAACACCAACGGGGACGTTCTCTCTTGGTAGCTATAGAGTTTCCCTTAAAGATCACCGATGCGACTGTGGGCACTTCCAGGCGCTGCATTATCCATGTTGCCACGCCATTGCCTGTTGCGCCTACTCCCGGCTAAACTGGGCGTCATATGTTCATGAGGTGTATCGTATGACTGAGGTGTTCAACGTTTACAATCATGGGTTTCTCCCACCTATTCCTGAAGGCCTGTGGCCTCCATATGGTGGCCCAACCATTATTCCTGACCCTAATCTGCGGCGTGCAAAGGAAGGTCGTCCAAAGTCAACCAGGATCCGAGGAAGCATGGATCAGTCTCAACAGAATCAGCCGAAGCGTTGTGGGTTATGCCGTCAGCCTGGGCATACGCGAAGGAACTGTCAGCAGCGATCACAAACTGGTGGAGGGGATGCTTAG